The following proteins are co-located in the Schistocerca nitens isolate TAMUIC-IGC-003100 chromosome 2, iqSchNite1.1, whole genome shotgun sequence genome:
- the LOC126234798 gene encoding GA-binding protein subunit beta-1-like — translation MGGGGGSVASLAAAARSAAALTEHSQPREGFSAEIRRLSEEEKGRRLIQAAQEGTVEQLQALLSVGANVGVTDEERWTALHWAAARGHVEAARCLLQGGSKVDARDWQLRTPLHQAGGKGHADMVRLLAMFSADLNARDEQESTPLHEAAMFGHAEAVAALLEAGADKKAVDEWGSTALALSRQHNNQQLTEMLS, via the exons ATGGGCGGTGGGGGCGGATCCGTGGCGTCGCTCGCGGCGGCCGCGAGGTCGGCAGCAGCGCTCACAGAGCACAGTCAGCCCAGAGAAGGCTTCTCCGCAGAAATCAG GAgactttcagaagaagagaaaggcAGGAGGCTGATCCAGGCGGCACAGGAGGGGACAGTGGAGCAGTTGCAGGCGCTGCTGTCCGTGGGCGCGAATGTGGGGGTGACGGATGAGGAACGGTGGACTGCCTTGCACTGGGCAGCAGCCAGGGGACACGTGGAGGCGGCGAGGTGCTTATTGCAGGGTGGATCAAAGGTGGACGCCAGAGACTGGCAGCTGAGAACACCTTTGCACCAGGCTGGTGGTAAAGGTCATGCAGATATGGTGCGCTTGCTGGCAATGTTCTCAGCTGATCTCAATGCCAGGGATGAGCAGGAGAGTACTCCACTGCATGAAGCAGCAATGTTTGGCCACGCAGAGGCAGTAGCCGCCCTGCTTGAGGCAGGGGCCGACAAGAAGGCCGTGGATGAATGGGGGAGCACCGCCCTGGCCCTTTCGAGGCAGCATAACAATCAGCAGCTGACTGAGATGCTATCATGA